TAAAAATATATATATTGTGTCATATATGGATCTACAAGCATAGGATTTTTCATAGAAACAAAATCTACTACATCTTCAGGACTATAACCTGTTTCTTCTTTTAATTCTCTATTTACAGCTACAAAAGGAGATTCACCTGGATCTATAATACCAGCAACATTTTCAAAAATAGCCTTATCTACACCTGGTCTATACTGTTCTACTAATAAAACTTTATCTAAATTCTCATCAAAAACAGTTAAACAAACAGCATCATCTTTAATTATATATTCCAGCGGAACTTTGGTTGTAGGATGATACTTTATAGCTCCCTTTAAAAATTTAAAACCATCTTTTATTGGCATTTCCATTTTAATCACCTCTTTTTCCTAAATTTACATAAATATTATACTATAATTAATTAAATAAAAGCAACCTTTTTAAATTGTAAGTAGAAATTAGAAATGTCCAAAATTAAATAATAAAAATTTTATAGTGCAGTATAATTGAATTTATGCTGCATTTTTATTTTCAAAATAAATATTTTTTGATGTTTTACCATTAAAAATTTTTCTTGGATAATTATTCATAAAGTCTTGTATATATTCTATCTCTTCATTACTTAACTTATTAA
The nucleotide sequence above comes from Streptobacillus felis. Encoded proteins:
- a CDS encoding NUDIX hydrolase: MEMPIKDGFKFLKGAIKYHPTTKVPLEYIIKDDAVCLTVFDENLDKVLLVEQYRPGVDKAIFENVAGIIDPGESPFVAVNRELKEETGYSPEDVVDFVSMKNPMLVDPYMTQYIYFYAARLKSNDIIPGETDFDEAEDIKSHWINIDEIENYLIDMKTLLSIKYFLPILEEMRVKNEK